The following are from one region of the Salvia splendens isolate huo1 chromosome 2, SspV2, whole genome shotgun sequence genome:
- the LOC121761600 gene encoding uncharacterized protein LOC121761600, with the protein MASKMKLLSLLLLLSLLSLCASSPTDPPAPKPTVYEILPKFSLPSGLLPDSVVNYTLSDDGQFEVYLENPCYIQFDYLVYYEQKITGKLSIGSITNLKGIQVQRFYFFWFDVDEIKVDLPPSGSIYFTVGIINKELEVDQFLTVRSCTDKAVTSMPVVEMPTSIDDIPMLVTE; encoded by the exons ATGGCGTCGAAGATGAAGCtcctctctctcctcctcctcctctcacTCCTAAGCCTCTGCGCTTCATCCCCCACCGATCCACCAGCTCCGAAGCCCACGGTCTACGAAATCCTTCCCAAATTCAGCCTCCCCAGCGGCCTCCTGCCGGATTCCGTCGTCAACTACACGCTTTCCGACGACGGTCAATTCGAAGTCTATTTGGAGAATCCCTGCTACATTCAGTTTGATTACCTCGTCTATTACGAACAGAAGATCACCGGGAAGCTCAGTATCGGCTCGATCACCAATTTGAAGGGAATTCAGGTGCAGAGATTCTACTTCTTCTGGTTCGATGTCGATGAGATCAAGGTTGACTTGCCGCCTTCCGGAAGCATCTACTTCACCGTCGGGATTATCAACAAGGAGCTCGAGGTTGACCAGTTCCTGACTGTTCGCTCTTGCACAGATAAGGCCGTGACTTCGATGCCTGTTGTTGAG ATGCCAACTTCAATTGATGACATCCCGATGCTTGTAACCGAATAG
- the LOC121789307 gene encoding F-box/kelch-repeat protein At1g55270-like — MSMEQTIERSPNGLRVFRVQPPLVDSVSCYCKVDSGLKTVVGARKFVPGSKICIQPDINPRAHKTKNSRRERNRVQPPLLPGLPDDLAIACLIRVPRVEHNKLRLVCKRWFKLLAGNFFYSLRKSLGMAEEWAYVMKGDRDGRISWHAFDPTYQLWQPLPPVPPEYSGALGFGCAVLSGCHLYLFGGKDPLKGSMRRVIFYSARTNKWHRAPDMLRRRHFFGSCVINNCLYVAGGECEGIQRTLRSAEVYDPNRNRWSFIADMSTAMVPFIGVVYDGKWFLKGLGSHREVLSEAYIPESNVWSPINDGMIAGWRNPSISMNGKLYALDCRDGCKLRVYDEGSDTWNRFIDSKLHLGNSRALEAAALVALNGKLCIIRNNMSISIVDVSSSDKRVESNPQIWENIASKGHFRNLFTNLWSSIAGRSGLKSHIVHCQVLQA, encoded by the coding sequence GTTGATTCTGTATCATGTTACTGCAAGGTGGATTCGGGGCTAAAAACAGTAGTTGGGGCAAGAAAATTTGTCCCGGGTTCTAAGATATGCATCCAACCGGATATCAATCCTCGTGCACACAAGACAAAGAACTCTCGTCGGGAAAGGAACAGGGTGCAGCCACCACTTCTACCAGGACTGCCTGATGATCTTGCGATTGCTTGTCTGATTCGAGTCCCTCGTGTGGAACATAATAAACTTCGTCTAGTTTGCAAACGGTGGTTCAAGCTCCTAGCTGGGAATTTCTTCTACTCACTTAGGAAGAGTCTCGGTATGGCAGAAGAATGGGCATACGTAATGAAAGGGGACCGTGATGGGCGAATCTCGTGGCATGCCTTCGACCCAACCTACCAACTCTGGCAGCCTCTTCCGCCCGTCCCACCAGAATACAGCGGGGCTCTTGGATTCGGCTGTGCTGTGCTTAGCGGCTGTCACCTGTATTTATTTGGTGGGAAAGACCCGCTAAAGGGATCGATGAGACGAGTTATATTTTACAGTGCTCGGACAAATAAATGGCACCGGGCCCCAGACATGCTCCGGAGAAGGCACTTCTTTGGCTCGTGTGTCATCAATAACTGTCTCTACGTAGCTGGGGGAGAATGTGAAGGGATTCAAAGAACTTTGCGATCCGCGGAGGTATATgatccgaaccggaaccggtggagCTTCATTGCTGATATGAGCACAGCAATGGTGCCATTCATTGGGGTTGTGTATGATGGGAAATGGTTTCTAAAGGGGCTTGGATCCCACCGGGAGGTTCTGAGTGAAGCCTATATACCGGAATCCAACGTGTGGAGTCCAATAAACGACGGGATGATAGCTGGCTGGCGCAACCCGAGCATCTCCATGAACGGGAAGCTCTACGCTCTGGACTGCCGTGACGGGTGCAAGCTGAGAGTGTATGACGAGGGTTCGGACACGTGGAACAGATTCATCGACAGCAAGCTCCACCTGGGGAACTCTCGGGCCCTGGAGGCTGCAGCCCTGGTGGCCCTGAACGGGAAGCTGTGCATCATCCGGAACAACATGAGCATCAGCATAGTAGACGTGTCGAGCTCCGACAAACGAGTTGAGAGCAATCCTCAGATATGGGAAAACATAGCGAGTAAAGGCCATTTTAGGAATCTGTTCACGAATCTGTGGTCGAGCATAGCTGGGAGAAGTGGATTGAAGAGCCATATTGTGCATTGTCAGGTGCTTCAAGCGTGA